A genomic region of Serinus canaria isolate serCan28SL12 chromosome 1A, serCan2020, whole genome shotgun sequence contains the following coding sequences:
- the ETFRF1 gene encoding electron transfer flavoprotein regulatory factor 1, with translation MANSLRSEVIKLYKNLLYLGREYPKGADYFRSRLKAAFLKNKDETDPEKIKQLIARGEFVIKELEALYFLRKYRAMKQRYYSDDKP, from the exons ATGGCCAATTCTTTAAGAAGTGAAGTGATAAAACTGTACAAAAAT CTGCTGTACCTTGGAAGGGAGTATCCCAAAGGAGCAGACTACTTCAGAAGCCGCTTGAAAGCAGCTTTTCTAAAGAACAAAGATGAGACAGACCCTGAAAAAATTAAGCAGCTGATTGCCCGCGGAGAGTTTGTTATAAAGGAGCTGGAGGCTTTGTACTTCCTGAGGAAATACCGAGCCATGAAGCAGCGCTACTACAGCGACGACAAACCCTGA